A stretch of Brassica napus cultivar Da-Ae chromosome C6, Da-Ae, whole genome shotgun sequence DNA encodes these proteins:
- the LOC111206868 gene encoding uncharacterized protein LOC111206868, with translation MGREIDWEDFKKEFERKYFPPEAKDRLEIQFLELTQGNRKVREYEAEFTKLRKYSPYGPRNEGALIRRFIRGLRADLASRLDVVKFHSLYELAEIAVNVEEGMEKELAMMKHAEPSRRTEGLGILRMNNKGQFNRGRGRGRKNDGRFRNGPNVCYTCGGTCHFSSSCLHSQGRKAPVILLASRVVTLPAQPTRLAIEPAPKRQAVGKQMNALELGKPEPQQPHQGPITGTLCIGGVYVHVLFDSGATHSFVKPEVVSSFKGTFTRVKVGVVQPGYGFCSWIT, from the exons ATGGGAAGAGAGATCGACTGGGAAGATTTTAAAAAGGAGTTTGAGCGTAAATACTTCCCACCTGAAGCAAAAGACCGGCTGGAGATTCAATTCTTGGAGTTAACTCAAGGCAACCGGAAAGTCAGGGAATATGAGGCCGAGTTTACAAAGCTAAGGAAATATTCTCCTTATGGACCAAGGAATGAAGGTGCACTAATTCGAAGGTTTATAAGAGGATTGCGAGCGGATTTGGCTAGCCGACTGGATGTAGTGAAGTTTCATAGCCTTTATGAATTGGCGGAGATAGCGGTAAATGTTGAAGAAGGTATGGAAAAGGAGCTAGCCATGATGAAGCATGCAGAGCCATCTCGCAGAACTGAAGGGCTAGGAATACTAAGAATGAATAATAAAGGACAATTTAACCGAGGGAGAGGCCGAGGAAGAAAGAATGACGGACGGTTTAGGAATGGTCCAAATGTGTGTTACACTTGTGGTGGTACATGCCATTTTTCTAGCAGTTGTCTTCATAGTCAGGGAAGGAAAGCCCCTGTTATTCTACTTGCTTCTCGTGTG GTTACGCTTCCAGCACAACCCACTAGACTAGCGATTGAACCAGCCCCGAAGCGCCAGGCAGTTGGAAAGCAAATGAATGCTTTAGAGTTAGGAAAGCCCGAACCACAACAGCCCCATCAGGGCCCGATCACAGGAACATTGTGCATTGGTGGAGTTTATGTGCATGTTCTCTTTGACTCGGGTGCCACACATAGCTTTGTGAAACCCGAGGTAGTGTCGAGTTTTAAGGGAACCTTTACTAGAGTAAAGGTAGGTGTGGTGCAGCCTGGGTATGGCTTCTGctcctggatcacttga